From the genome of Armatimonadota bacterium:
ACCTCGCAGAAGTGCGTGCCCAAGGACGCACCGCGACCGGCCCCAGAGACCCCGGACTTCGCGTCCACGACGATCCCCTCGGAGAGCACCACGCCGGCCCTCAGGAAAGGCGCTATCGCGATCAGCGCCGCGGTCGGGTAGCAGCCGGGGTTGCCGACGATGCGCGAAGCACGGATGCGGGCCCGGTGCAACTCGGGCTGGCCGTAGACCGCACCCTCGAGCAACTCCGGGCACGCGTGGGCGGCCTTGTACCACTTGGCATACGTCGCCGGGTCGTGGAACCTGAAATCCGCGCCGAGGTCAACCACCTTCACCCGCGGGCCCAGCTTGGGAACCATCGTCATGGCGATCCCGTTGGGCAGCGCGATGAAGGCGACATCGGAATCGGCGCCGATCGCATCGAGGTCCGCGTCCTCCGTGGTGTGCGCCACGAAGCCGCGCAGGTTGGGAAAGACATCGCCGTAGGCCTCCAGCTTGCGGCTCTCCGCCGTCAAGTGGACGAGCGTAACGTCGGGGTGGCCGACCAGGAAGCGGACCAGCTCTCCGCCCCCGTATCCGGATGCGCCGATGATGCTGACTCGTGTCTTCATGACGTCTTTATACATCCTGGTGCATGAAAGTGCAAGCCCTCAATCCCGGGTCTCCTCGGAGGGTACAGACATGGGGCGTAGCAGGCGCTCGTATAGGAGCATGGCGGTCGCGACCAGTCCGGCGGTCTCCGTTCGCAGGACCAGCGCGCCCAGCGAAACCGCCTGCCCTCCGGCTGCGCGGGCAGCGGCAACGTCCCCGTCCGTAAGTCCGCCCTCGGGCCCGATCAGAATCGCGGCCGTGTGGAACAGGCGTTCCGCCACTACCTCGCCGATCGGGCGGGCCTCGCTCTCCCATGGCACGACGAACAGGTCCACCGGACCCACGGCCGCCAGCGCTTCGACCAGCGGCGCGGGCGTGTGGATCTCCGGGGTATCGCCCCTCCCGCACTGCCTGGCCGCTTCCTGCGCCACCCTGCGCCAGCGGTCCACGCGCGCCGCACCCGGTTCGATAACCGTACGCTCGGTCAGGGCCGGATGTATGGCAGAGAGCCCTATCTCGGTGCCCATCCGCACGACCAGGTCCATCCTGGGGCTGCGCGGTATGCCCTGAATCAGCGCGATCTCCACCGGACGTCGCGACACGGACGGCGGTCCCATGCGCCGTGCGGTCACGCCGGAGGGGCCGACCTCGATGAGTTCCACATCGGCCTCGCGGCGGCCGTCGAAAACGACCATCCTGGTGCCGGGCCGCAGCCGCAGCACCCTCGCGATGTGGTGTCCTTCGCGCGGCGCGAAGGAAAGGAACTCTTGATCGAGTAATTGCGGCGCGGCGTAGAAGCGGCGGCGCGTCAAGGTCATCCTGCCGCGGCGTGCACGGTGCGCCAGCCGCGCCGCGCCTCTACTACCACGACGCGCAGCCCACTCTCCCGGACTAGACGCGCAACCTCGGTGACGCGCGCAGGGCCGAAACCGCTCCCCACGAACCGGCCCCCTGGAGCCAGGCACCGCCCAACGTGCGGGAGGATACCGGCAAGGATCTCCGGCGTGAGGTTCGCCACGATCAGGTCCGCGCGCAGGCGCACGCGGTCCAGGCCTGACGCGTGCCGAACCGTAACCCTGCGCTCGACGCCGTTGGCACGCACGTTGGCCCGGGCAACCGATACAGCGGTCTCGTCATCGTCCATCGCAAGGATCCGCCGCGCGCCGAGGCGCGCCGCTGCTATGGCCAGGATTCCAGAACCCGTGCCGAGGTCGAGCACCGTCTCGCCGCCCCGCACGTGGCGCTCCACAGCCCCCA
Proteins encoded in this window:
- a CDS encoding N-acetyl-gamma-glutamyl-phosphate reductase; protein product: MKTRVSIIGASGYGGGELVRFLVGHPDVTLVHLTAESRKLEAYGDVFPNLRGFVAHTTEDADLDAIGADSDVAFIALPNGIAMTMVPKLGPRVKVVDLGADFRFHDPATYAKWYKAAHACPELLEGAVYGQPELHRARIRASRIVGNPGCYPTAALIAIAPFLRAGVVLSEGIVVDAKSGVSGAGRGASLGTHFCEVNENVKPYNVVGHRHTPEIEQELSGVAGVPVAVVFTPHLIPMTRGILATVYMRPSRAITTAEAEQILADAYASEPFVRVLQGGLPETKATYGSNFCDVAVRVDSHAGAVIAMAALDNLVKGAAGQAIQNMNLMCGFPEHAGLQEPPLFP
- a CDS encoding 16S rRNA (uracil(1498)-N(3))-methyltransferase, with protein sequence MTLTRRRFYAAPQLLDQEFLSFAPREGHHIARVLRLRPGTRMVVFDGRREADVELIEVGPSGVTARRMGPPSVSRRPVEIALIQGIPRSPRMDLVVRMGTEIGLSAIHPALTERTVIEPGAARVDRWRRVAQEAARQCGRGDTPEIHTPAPLVEALAAVGPVDLFVVPWESEARPIGEVVAERLFHTAAILIGPEGGLTDGDVAAARAAGGQAVSLGALVLRTETAGLVATAMLLYERLLRPMSVPSEETRD
- a CDS encoding 50S ribosomal protein L11 methyltransferase, translated to MRWIEVSVDVPSQDSELAGDCLLRHCPAGFSESASSSRGRRVLRAYLPSTRVGRSTLSRLRRALARGAASGTVGVRVVGDTDWVGVWRAHAKPFQVGRLTVLPAWMRPRIRPGQVLIRLDAGQAFGSGEHPSTQLCLGAVERHVRGGETVLDLGTGSGILAIAAARLGARRILAMDDDETAVSVARANVRANGVERRVTVRHASGLDRVRLRADLIVANLTPEILAGILPHVGRCLAPGGRFVGSGFGPARVTEVARLVRESGLRVVVVEARRGWRTVHAAAG